The sequence TTTCCGGACGGATTGCCGCCTCCAGCTCTTCCAGACGGATATGTCCATGGGCATCTACAGGAAGGTAAGTCACCGAAAAGCCCTGTTCCTCTAAAAATGCCAGAGGATTATATACTGAGGCATGTTCTATGCCGGTGCTGATGATGTGGTTTCCCTCCCTTTTATTGGCCATAGCAGTCTCAATCAGGGCCATATTGTTGGATTCTGAACCGCCGGAGGTGAAAACGATCTCCTTTGGAGCAACTTTTAAGGTCCCGGCTATGATCTCCGCTGCTTCCTTAATATACTGTTCCGCTTCCATTCCCCTTTTATGCTTGGCGGAAGGATTCCCGTAGTCCTCCGTCATGATTTTTACAACAATATCTCTTACCGGTTCCAACACTCTGGTCGTCGCCGAATTATCAAAATAAGCTTCCATATATGGCTCGTTCCTTTCCTCTTCCCTGTCCATGCTTTTTGGAAAGTGCCCACCCCCTGTCAGTCTTCCAGCTGGAAGGCCAGTACAGATACAATGGCAAGGCCGGCGGTTTCCGTCCTCAGGATCCGTTTCCCAAGGGTAATCAGTTTTGCTCCGAAATTCTTTGCAAGCTCCATTTCAGAATCCTCAAAGCCTCCCTCCGGTCCGATAAATATCCCCGCGCTCATTCCCGGCTTAATGGCTGACAGAATATCCTTCGTCTCCGCCATATCCTTTGCGTGTTCAAACGGGATGACCGTTATATCAAGATCCTTTGCAAAGGTAAGGGCCTCCTGAAAGGTCATGACACCGGTGACCTCCGGTATGATAAGCCGCTTAGACTGCTTGGCTGCGCTTTCTGATACCGCCATCCAGCGGCGAAGCTTTGATTCTTCTTTCTTTTTATCCAACCGCACCACAGCCCGTTTGGTCTGTACCGGAATGATCTGGTATACGCCAAGTTCCACAGCCTTCTGGATAATTAACTCCATTTTATCACCCTTTGGCAGTCCCTGAAACAGGTAGAGCCTGGCGGGAAGCTCAGCGCCTCCCTCATCTACAGACAGGATTTTGGCCGTAACTTCCAGAGAAGCCGCTTCCAGAATCTCACACAGATAATCTTTGTCTATGCCATTGCTGATTAAAACCTGTTCTCCGGCACCCATCCGCAGGACATTCTTAATATGATTCACATCCGGTCCCGTGATCCGGATTGTCTCTGCTCCGATTTGATCCGGATTAACAAAAAAGTGATACATCCTTTTCCCCGTTCCTCTTCCTATTTCTTCCTGACTGTTATAGAAACCCATTCGCCCTGATAAGTGGTTTCCACAAGCTCAAAGGCTTCATTTTCCTCAAATGCTTTCTTCACAGCCTCTTCCTTCATGTTAATGATACCGGAAGTAATGAAAATAGCGTCTTTTTTCATGTGGACTGAAATTTCCTTCTGAAGAAGGATGATGATGTCTGCCAGAATATTAGCTACCACTACATCGTATTTTTCAAAGCCTGCTTTCTCCTGTACCGCCCTGTCATCAATAATATTGCCCTGTAATACTAAAAACTTGTCCATAGGGATATCATTGGCTTCCATATTTTCCTTAACAGCAATAATGGCATTTTCATCAAGGTCTGTTCCAAATACTTCTTTGGCACCCAGCTTTAAGGCAGTGATTCCCAGAATGCCGCTTCCGGTTCCCACGTCAAGGAGGGTTGTCTCCGGAGTAATATATTTTTGCAGCTGACGGATAC is a genomic window of Lacrimispora sphenoides containing:
- a CDS encoding RsmE family RNA methyltransferase, with product MYHFFVNPDQIGAETIRITGPDVNHIKNVLRMGAGEQVLISNGIDKDYLCEILEAASLEVTAKILSVDEGGAELPARLYLFQGLPKGDKMELIIQKAVELGVYQIIPVQTKRAVVRLDKKKEESKLRRWMAVSESAAKQSKRLIIPEVTGVMTFQEALTFAKDLDITVIPFEHAKDMAETKDILSAIKPGMSAGIFIGPEGGFEDSEMELAKNFGAKLITLGKRILRTETAGLAIVSVLAFQLED